TAAAGAAGTCGCAAAAATAGCTTACTGCTCTGAATACCATTTCAAAAGAATGTTTTCTTTTCTCGCTGGCGTATCACTATCAGAATATATTCGCTGTAGACGACTTACTCTTGCTGCTTTTGAACTAAAAGATAACGATGCAAAAGTCATTGATATCGCTATAAAATATGGGTACAACTCACCGGATTCTTTTGCACGTGCCTTTCAAAACTTGCACGGCATAACACCCTCAGAGGCCCGAAATAGTAGCCGTTCTTTAAAAGCTTATTCACCAATGACCTTCCAGTTATCGATTCAAGGAGGAAACGAAATGAACTATCGAATTGAAGAAAAAGAACCCTTTCGAATTATTGGTATTACAAAACGAGTACCGATTGTATTTAACGGTGTAAATGAAGAAATTGCTTCTATGTGGAAAAGTTTAAATCCAGATTCCATTCAAACGTTAAAGTCACTTTTAAACATGGAACCGAACGGAATCATTAGTGCTTCTACTAACTTTTCTGAAGGAAGAATGGAGGAAAAAGGCGAACTCGATCACTACATTGGAGTAGCCTCAACGAAAACTTGTCCAGAGCAATTCGCACAACTTGAAGTCGCAGCTTCAATATGGGCTATATTTGAAGCTGTCGGTCCATTTCCTGAAACATTACAAAATGTATGGGGACGCATTTATTCCGAATGGTTTCCTTCTTCGAACTATGAATTAGCGGAAGGACCGGAGATATTGTGGAATGAACAGAAAGATATATCTTCTCCAAACTTTAAAAGTGAAATTTGGATACCAGTTTTGAAAAAATAAGAAATAAAGCTACTTTTCCTTAGAAGGAAAAGCAGCTTTTTTTTACATTTTTAGTTCTTTTTTATAAATAACATATGATGTTATCGTTGATATGAAGAGGCATATTAATATTATTCCAACCCCTACAAAAATATTAAATGGATCTGGAAGTAACGCCCCAACATATATACAAAGTGAACCTATTACAAATACCCTCGAAGCAAATCTGTGTGTTTTTCTCCAAACTACAGGATTTTCTAATGTCCAGTCCATCCGTATTCCTACTAAACCATTTGGCTTCGTTTGTTGCATATAATTGCCGAGTACAAGAAACAACGTTCCAATTCCAAAATTAAATGCAATGGAGCCCGATGCAATATAATTAGACGCTGCTAATAGTGCAAATAAGTTACAGCCGAATCCTATCAAAAGAATAGCATAATGGATTGCAGATAGAACTTTACCATGCTGTTTATACTTATCTTTCGTTACATCAATATACCCTATAGCTAGCCATATCAAATACAGCAACACCATGCTTCCTATCGAAACTGAACTTGCTTCTACTTTAGAAAAATATCCATCTACTACTCCTGCCGCATTATAATGACGTGGAATTTTTTCCGGTAAATATGGCCATACAATATACCATCCGATTGCAATCCCAATAGTTAAACTCCATGGTAATACGTGTCTTTTCATCCTCTCTCCCCCATAATTTTTTATTAGGCCCCTATTTCTTTCTTATAAGCAGCATATGAATATCCCATCGTTAATCCTACTGCACCAATAATAATGCCAATGATTAGGAAA
This Bacillus paramycoides DNA region includes the following protein-coding sequences:
- a CDS encoding AraC family transcriptional regulator; translated protein: MDSLKNMNAAMQYIENNLTDEIDFKEVAKIAYCSEYHFKRMFSFLAGVSLSEYIRCRRLTLAAFELKDNDAKVIDIAIKYGYNSPDSFARAFQNLHGITPSEARNSSRSLKAYSPMTFQLSIQGGNEMNYRIEEKEPFRIIGITKRVPIVFNGVNEEIASMWKSLNPDSIQTLKSLLNMEPNGIISASTNFSEGRMEEKGELDHYIGVASTKTCPEQFAQLEVAASIWAIFEAVGPFPETLQNVWGRIYSEWFPSSNYELAEGPEILWNEQKDISSPNFKSEIWIPVLKK
- a CDS encoding SdpI family protein, whose translation is MKRHVLPWSLTIGIAIGWYIVWPYLPEKIPRHYNAAGVVDGYFSKVEASSVSIGSMVLLYLIWLAIGYIDVTKDKYKQHGKVLSAIHYAILLIGFGCNLFALLAASNYIASGSIAFNFGIGTLFLVLGNYMQQTKPNGLVGIRMDWTLENPVVWRKTHRFASRVFVIGSLCIYVGALLPDPFNIFVGVGIILICLFISTITSYVIYKKELKM